The genomic DNA GGCTCGACCGTGCGTTCGCTCCCTGGATGCGTCCCAGGGCCTGAGTGACGGCCTCCGCGACGGAGGCCCCATCGTGGTCCTTGCGTGCTTCCTCCAGGGCGAGTTGGTGCTCAAGGCGCCTGGCGCTGGCGGTGCCGCCCAGTTCACCGAGGCCAAATGCCGCTGCCTGGCGTACGGCTGCATCTGGGTCATCCAGCATGGCCTCCAACAGGGGGCGGGCCTTGCGCGCGCCGAGTTGGGATACCCACGCGCGTGTCCGGGCCTCGTCGCCTTCGCTGAATGCGGCGATGAGTTCATTGCGCCACTGCGTGGCATTCGCCTTTCGTGCCATGTCTCGTCCTGCGCTTCTACGGAAAGCCTATCCCGGGAGGGACGTACCTCTGCACCAGGGTTCCGTCGAGGAGATACAATTCGTGAATGGCTTCCGGATCCGCTCGCTTCATCGATTCGAAAGCTTCCATTTCTCGATTCAGCTCCCGAGGGTTGGAGACGTAGTTGGTGTTGTGCCGCACTCCATCTGGTCGCACCGAGGATGCATCGGGTCTTCGAAAACGGATCTCCTTTACGGGAGTCTCGTCATAAACGCGCCTGCCCGCCGCGTTTCTCTGAACCCTGTCCTTTCTCAGACTCGTATGTCCGGCCACTTCCCGGGAGGCCATGTCTCGTTCAATGGCTTCGTTGTGAGTGGGATTCTCCTGGGTGTGCGGTTTGCCGTGGCGAGTAGAGAGCTTGGGCGCTCTGCTGGAGGCTCCTCCCGAGGCATTTGTCGCGCAAAGCGCCAGACTGGAGCAGGTGGTGGTGCCCGCGGCTACACCGGAGACAATCAGGGTGCCGTCCGCCACGATCTGGGCGGTGGAGACGGATTGCTCCACGAGGACGAGCCCTTCATGCGTCACCGAGGGCAGGAGTCGTCCCATTCCGCCTTCGGGCACTTGGGGAATGAATTTGGCCAGACCCAGGGACGCCACCGTCACCAGCACCCGCAGGGACGTGCCGCCCATGGACTTACCGAAGCGCGCGGAGGCAGCCTCCAACTCCTGGGGCGTGGAAGCCGCTTCCGCTTCTTGATACAGGCGCAGGCCGGACAGCGCCACCTGGCCCAGCTCGACCAATCCCACCGCCAAGGCGAGGCGCAGGGTGAGGGTGGCGGCGAAGGCCTTCGAGAACAACGGCTCGGTCGCCAGGGATTCGGGCAGAGGTCGTGGCGGGGGGCCGAAGTGGGAGAGGAACCTCTCGCGCAGAGGGGTCTCCCACCGGGAGGCCGTGCCGGGGCCAGCGTTGCTCGAGCCAGGTACCTCCAGCAAATGCAGCCGAGGAATCGGTTGAGGCCCAAGCGAGGTGAAGGCGGCGAGGAGGGGGCGCACATCCTCCAGGCTCAACATCTCCAAGGCAGGAATGGGCGGACGTGCGGGGAAGAGAAACTGCCAGTGTCCCTCGGACAGCTCGCGGAGGCCCACTGGCAAGAGCCGCACCTGCGCCGGTGGTTCCATGCGTGCCCGTTGCTCGATGACGGACTTCTTGGGCTGCCGAGGCTTGCTGGTGTGGGTGGCCCCACGCATATGTCCATCCGCGGGGGCGTTTATTTGTCGCGTTCCTCCCTCACCGGGGTGCACCCGAGAAGTGGCGCACGCGGTGGAGAGGAGCGCGAAGCCCACGGCCAGGGCCAAGCACGGAAGCGCAGGGATTCTTCTCATGCCCCGGGAGCATGCCCCATCCTGTGCCTTGTCATCGACGGCCCCTCAGGCCGGGACGGAGTGCTCCGGGTGCTCGGGCGGAGGCGTGCCCGAGAGCACCGCGCGGGCCGAGTCGATGGCCTCGTGCGTGCCGGCCAGGGCGAGCACGTCCCCCGCCTGGAGCTGTTCGTCCGCGGTGGGGACGACCACCTTGTCCTCGCCCCGCCGGATGGCGAGCACCGTGGCGCCCGTCATGCCGCGCAGGTTGAGCTGCGCGAGCGTGCGCCCCACGGCGGGACTGGAGGCCTCGAGCCGCACCGGCGTCGGCTCGCCCAGGCCGGGCAGGATGGCGTGCAGGGTGCCCAGGCTGTTGCCGTGTGGCTCATGGGCCTCCGGCTTGACGCGGGACTGGGCGCGCAGCGCCTCGACGATGACCTGGGAGCCCGCGCGCACGTGGCCCTGGAGGTTGGTGGCGCTGCGCCAGAAGCCCACGCCGAGCGCCGCGAGCAGCACCAAGAGCAGCGCCGCGCCGAGGAAGCCGGGCACGAAGGGCTGGGTGATGGCGACCAGGGGCGCGCCCACCGCGAGCACGCTCGCCAGTTGCAGCGTCACCACGAGCGCGCGGCGGGGCGCGGCCGCCCGGTCCAACCGCCCCGCCGCGGCGGGGAAGGCCGTCTCCGAGAGCAGCGTCCCTAGCGAGCGGGCCTGCCGCACCACGCCCACGCAGAAGGGCGTGGCGAGCATCGCCGCCAGTCCGATGACCAGCGGGTGCACCACCGCGGCGCCCAGGCCGCTGCGCGCCTCCAGCTCCGTGGTGATGCGCTTGAGGAAGATGGACGTGCCGATGATGATGGCGGCGATGAGGGCCGCGTCCAGCAGGAGCAGGCGCACCTTGCCGCGGATCTTCGTGCCCGCCGTCTGGCGCGGCGGGGCCTTGCGCATCTCCTCCACCCAGCTGCCATAGAGGGCGGCGAAGGTCTGCAGGGGCTTGGGCAGCTTGGCGTCCACGAAGTTGGCCACCGGCCCCGAGGCCTTGATGAGGAAGGGCGTGGTGAGCGTGGTGATGGCGGACACCGCCACCGCCACGGGGTAGATGAAGTCCCCGGTGGCGTTGAGCGACAGGCCCAGGCCCGCGATGATGAAGGAGAACTCGCCAATCTGCGCGAGGCTCAGGCCGGACTGCACCGCCGTGCGCGTGCCGTTGCCCGTGAGGAACACGCCCAGCGACACGCCCACGAGCTTGCCGAGGATGACCACCAGCGTGAGCACCAACACCGCCAGCCAGTGCTGGGCGATGAGCCCCGGGTCGATGAGCATGCCCACCGACACGAAGAAGATGGCGGCGAACATGTCGCGCACCGGCTGCACCAGGTGCTCGATTTCCTGCTCCTCCCCGGACTCCGCCACGAGCGAGCCCGCGAGGAACGCGCCGAGCGCCACCGAGTAGCCGAACGACTGCGCCAGCAGGGCGATGGCGAAGCAGATGCCGACGCTCGTCACCAGCATCGTCTCCGGGCGCTTGAGCCGGTGCACCGCGCGCACCGTGCGCGGGATGACGAACAGCCCCACCACCACGAGCCCCACCAGGAAGAGCGCCAGCCGGCCGATGGTCAGCGTGAGCTGGCCCGCGGACAGGCCCGAGCCGGTGGAGACGGCCGTCAGGGTCGCCATGAGCAGGATGGCGATGAGATCCTCCACGATGAGGATGCCCACGACGATTTCCCTCAACTTGCCCTTGATGCCCTGCTCGTCGAAGGCCTTGGCGATGATGGTGGTGCTGGAGATGGCGATGATGGCGCCCGTGAAGATGCTCTCCTTGGCCGTCCAGCCAAACGCCCGGCCCACCACGAAGCCCAGCCAGATCATCAGGCTGCATTGGATGGCGGCCGTGATGCTCGCGGTGGGCCCCACCGCCAGCAGCTTGCGCAGGCTGAACTCCAACCCGAGCGAGAACATCAGGAGGATGACGCCCAGCTCCGAGAGCGTCTGGACGATGCCGGGGTCGGCCACCAGGGGGATGGGGACATGGGGGCCCATGATGAGCCCCGCGATGATGTAGCCGAGCACCACGGGCTGCCGCAGCCTCTGGAAGAGGATGGACGTCACCGCCGCGACACAGAGGACGGTCGCCAGGGCCTGGAGGAAGATGTGTGCATCGTGGTGCATCGCTGAATCACCCGCGGAATCGAAGAGAAGCCAACCGAGAGAACACCTGGAGGAGACCGCCTGTGCGTCGTGAGCCGGGGCTCACGTGCTTCGCGGGGGTCCTTGGGCGGGACAGTTGACGACTCTGGGGCGGTCCGCCCGCCGGCCATCATGGGGCTCGGGGGGCTCGGGGGGCTCGGGGGATTCACTCCTCCCACCGCGGGCCGCGAGCGCCAGCGCCGGCGTGAGCGCGGGCAGGGGCCGGGGGTCGAAGCGAGGGTCGGGGGCGGGTGGTTCGGGGGCGGCCCGGGACAGGCTCCACGCGCGTGGAGGGCCGGGGTCCAGGTCTCCGCGCAGCCGCTCCTGGGTGCCGGGCCGCACCGTGGGCACCACGGCGCTCCACTCCCGCTCCGCCACGTACGATGCACGCTCGCCCGAGAGGAGGACCAGGAGCAGGGCACAAGCCACTGCCGCCAGGGCCCTCCCCCGTGCGACGTGTCGTTCGCGACGAGGGGAGCGGTGGGGCTTCTTCATGAGCGGTGTCCTTGTCTGTACACCCCTCGTCCCGGGAATGCAGCAGACAATGCCACCGCTTCGCTCGCCGCGTTCCCGGAGCTACTTCCGGGGCTGCGTCGGGGCGGGCGCCGGGGCCGGCTGGGCCGGGGCGGGCGCCGGAGTGCCCATGTTCGTGCCCGAGGCTCCGGCGCCACCCACCGCGCCCTCGGGGCCCGTCTTGCCGAGCAGGGCATAGACATGCT from Melittangium boletus DSM 14713 includes the following:
- a CDS encoding cation:proton antiporter translates to MHHDAHIFLQALATVLCVAAVTSILFQRLRQPVVLGYIIAGLIMGPHVPIPLVADPGIVQTLSELGVILLMFSLGLEFSLRKLLAVGPTASITAAIQCSLMIWLGFVVGRAFGWTAKESIFTGAIIAISSTTIIAKAFDEQGIKGKLREIVVGILIVEDLIAILLMATLTAVSTGSGLSAGQLTLTIGRLALFLVGLVVVGLFVIPRTVRAVHRLKRPETMLVTSVGICFAIALLAQSFGYSVALGAFLAGSLVAESGEEQEIEHLVQPVRDMFAAIFFVSVGMLIDPGLIAQHWLAVLVLTLVVILGKLVGVSLGVFLTGNGTRTAVQSGLSLAQIGEFSFIIAGLGLSLNATGDFIYPVAVAVSAITTLTTPFLIKASGPVANFVDAKLPKPLQTFAALYGSWVEEMRKAPPRQTAGTKIRGKVRLLLLDAALIAAIIIGTSIFLKRITTELEARSGLGAAVVHPLVIGLAAMLATPFCVGVVRQARSLGTLLSETAFPAAAGRLDRAAAPRRALVVTLQLASVLAVGAPLVAITQPFVPGFLGAALLLVLLAALGVGFWRSATNLQGHVRAGSQVIVEALRAQSRVKPEAHEPHGNSLGTLHAILPGLGEPTPVRLEASSPAVGRTLAQLNLRGMTGATVLAIRRGEDKVVVPTADEQLQAGDVLALAGTHEAIDSARAVLSGTPPPEHPEHSVPA